The window ATCCCCCCTTGCAAataccccccccaaaacctccatCGCCACCCTAAatcccctccgccgcccccgTACCCCGCTTCAGGGCGGCGAggccaataataataataatactactactaataaattaaatgcagaaaagcgagatgctgggggggggaaaagggggaccTACGTTGCAGCAGTCCATGGCGGAGGACGGGTGGGTGGCCAGCGATGGGCGAGGGGCTCCGGCAGGGTCTCGCTTCCCCGGCAGCTCTCCCGGCGCGGGTGGCAAGTTGAGCGGAGCCGCTTGCCTACGTAATGCGCTTTCCTCCGGGTGAGCCTATCAGCCCTACACCCCTGCCAGGCttttggagaaagggaggggggagtgtgtgtttcttattttttttttttctttttcttttttttttaacctcctcCAATTTTATTTCGCAGCCTCCGACTCCCTCCTAACGCTTAAAGGAGCCGGGCGGCTCGCGTCGGGAGTTTCGCGGAATATGAAAATTACAGGCAGAGGAAGCGAGAAAATATTGAACGGCGCTTTCGGGTCTCGCCCTCGGCGTGGCGGGTTTCACAGGGCCGTGCCGAaatttgcagtgattttttttggaggggggcaAAGCCGCAGCAAAGAGGGGTGATGGGttattttttttgggggggggatgcCCGCAGCGATGCTGGAGCGGGGCTTTGCCCCCCCAACTCCCCGGGTTTGTTCACACGGGGGGGACAAAACCTTCACGACCTGCTTAGGGCTTGGTCCTGAAGGagggtgaggatgaggatggcGAGGATGAGGATGGCGAGGATGAGGATGGCGAGGATGAGGACAGGGAGGATGAGGATGGCGAGGATAAGGATGGTGAGGATGAGGATAGCGAGGATGAGGACGGCGAGGATGAGGATGGCGAGGATGAGGATGGCAAGGGAGGGCGGGTACGGAGGGACACTGTGTCCCACCGAGCACCCGCTGAAGGCCAGGGGTGATGCGCCCAAACGCGTGCTCCACGCAGAGGAGGGGGCTCCGCTTTTGGGGTTCCGGGGTCCCTTCCCTGCTCGCAGGAGCATCCCACCCCCCAAATTTGGGGTGTTTTCCAGCCAGACCTGCAAACCCAGCCATTTTTCCAGCCCTCGGTGCTACCTGCGGACCCCGCTTTCGCCCTCCGACCACGCCGAggtgccggggccggcggggcgagACGGGGGGACCCCAGGAAAGAGGGGGGGCCCCCGGGGCGAtgcggggggctgcagcccgcAGCCCTCCACATCGCCCGCCTCGCTCGCCTCTAATCCAGGTTTGGGAGTTGCTAAGCAACTGCATAAGTCGCCCGTGGGCTCCGTGTGCCGATGCCGGCTCTGGCTGGCCCCCGAAACACGGCGTGGCCCCCCCAGCCGGGCACCGGCACCCCCGGCCCGCCGGCACAGTCGGGCCTCACCGGCTCTCCCCGGCCGGGCTCGCTCACGGGGCTGCGTCCTGCTCGGGGGTCTGGTGGCACTGACCTTCCTCTTTGCCATCACTggcatcatcatcatcaccgTCAGCGTTAGCATCCCGGTCCCGTTGACATCACCGTCCCCATTCCCGGCACTGTCACCGTCCCCgctgctgccaccagccctgtcactatccccatccccatcaccTCCACcaccatccccgtccccatctcCACCgtcgtccctgtccccatcctcatcatcatccccttccctgtccccatcatCATCCCCGTCAtcatccccagccccatccctgtccccatccccatccccaacTTCAACCCCACCGTCTCTGTCCCCAtgctcatccccatccccaacCCCATCATCATCtttgtccccatccctgtccccgttACCATCCCCATCATCAcctccatccctgtccccgtccttgtccccaaccccatccctgtccctgtccccatccccgtcatcacctccatccctgtccccctccttgtccccgtccccatccttgtccccatccccatccctgtccctgtccccatccccgtcatcacctccatccctgtccccatccctgtccctatcATCagccttgtccctgtccccattcccatccccatccctgtccccatcaccatccctgtccctgtcacCATCCCCATCATCGcctccatccctgtccccatcccaattgtcagccctgtccctgtccccatcctcattcccatccccatccctgtccccatcaccatCCCCATCATCACCTTCATCCCTGTCCCCGTtcacatccccatccctgtccccatcaccatCCCCATCATCGCCTCCATCCCTGTTCCCATCCCTATCGtcagccctgtccctgtcccatccctgtccccaccccaccccatcccaccccagggAGGGTGCAGCCCACCCCTCGACCGCTTCACCCCACTTCACTGCCTGACGGGGGTCACCCACtccccctccagcagcacccaggcacCCAAACCCCGCACCCGGGGACACGGGTGCTCCCCAAGCATCCCTCGATTCCCCCCCAGCTGTCGGCACCCGGCTCTCCCCACCGGAGCCGCTTTTCCACCGCCACCTCTTCCCACCGGCACAGCGCGGGGGGGCGAAAATAGCTCTGCTCCAGAAAACCCTGCTCCGGCTTCCAGGCGAAGCCTCGGCCGCTCCGCCGGGATCTTTAGACGGGAAAACAAACCCTCTCCCTTTTATTTGAGACCCTCCGGATCCATCGCTGCCTGCCGCGGCGAGGGAAGACGGGGTGTTTTTGGGGGAGCCAAGCGGGAAGGGTTTTCGGGGTGACTCGTGCATCAAGAATCTGGGAAAATTAGCCCCAAAACTGGGATGTAAAACGCTGGGAGGATCATCCCGGTACCATtaaacccccccaaaatgccccaaaaCGGAGGGTTTGGCAACAGTTTCGATGCAAGAGTGGATGGGACCCTCCTTGCTCCCCGAAACTTGCTCCGGCCACGGCCCCCCGGTCCTGGCAGAGCCACCGAGCGCCGGCGTCTCCcgcaggctgcggctgcggAGGAGGGACGCGAAATGCCAGAACATTTCTAATCATTAACGGCGGGTTTTGAGCCCGTTCCAGCCTCTGCGTTTATTCCTCCCCGGGCCCCTTCATCCCAGAAAACAACCCAGGGAGCAacatggggggggggtgaaGGAATATTGGGGTGATGCTTTTCATCTCCAACATCTGGGGTGCTCCAACATCTCCTAAATCTGAATCCCGATCAAATAACTCGCATTTTGGAAGCGTATTTTTGGGGGCAAATTTGGGCAAGACGCCGTTGGAAACATCCCGCCGTCGCGGTTTGAGATGGTAGCACCGAGGTgttaaaaaatccttaaaaaatttaaaaaaaaaaatttaaaaaggggggGATTTGACGCTGGAAAGGTGCCCTGGGCGGGCAGCTTTGCCGGCTGCCGAAGCGGGAGCCGGCAGCCGGCGAGGCGGTGCTGAGGGTGGGGGGGTCAAGGCGTAGCCGCTTGGCATCGGCCCCGGCGTGGGGTCCCcgccagctttttttttttccccaattccTCCTTCCTGTTTTTCCCAGGGGAGCCGCCACCGTGCCCCGTGCCACCGTGGGCGAGTGCCGCACGCCGCATATGGCCGGCTCCCCCCGGGGAAAAACACGAaggggaggcgggcgggggggaggcGAAATCAGGGTGAGCGTGGGTGGGGGGGTGCAGTCCCccccccctaaaaaaaaagagcagccgGTTTCGACGCAAACCCTATGGCCCCTTTAATTTTCGGCGCCGGTTGGGATTTTGAAACCACTTCGGATGGGAAAACCTGAATTTCGGCGATTGGAATGGGATGGGGGGGCCTCCCCCGTGCTCCCCAAAATGCCGGGGAGGCTGAAATGCTCTTGGCAGAAGAGGAGCAATGTCACACCCCTCCTTCACGCGGGGACGCTATTAAATTTTTGACAACCTCCAGGGATGCAGGGGCCTAAATATAGAGCCTTAAAATATCATCTcgagctcagcccagctcctaAACCCGGGTTTTTTTTAGGGAAGAAATCTCAGGTGAGAGTCGCTAATAACGGCGGGGACctcattaataaaaattctcattaaaaaagcGCCGCAGGGGTGGGACGGGAGATTATCGCTCGCCCCCAAGAGAAGGGCAGGAGCCTGGCGGGGGAAATGGAGGGGATTTTGAGTCGTGGCACCTTGTTTTGGGTTCGGATGCTGCCGAACGGGGGATTTGGGGCGAGCGCTCGGGTTGGGCGCCCAGGGAGGCGTCCCTTTTAAAGAGGGTTACGGGGGCTCGCTCCCCGTGGGCCGTGGGTTTGCTCCTCTCCGCTGCGTCACGGTGAGGATTTTGGGGAAGGAATCACGGCGTGTCGGTGCTGCTGGGTGCCGGCAGCTCCTCCTGATGCTGTTTTGGGCTGAAATAGCCTTGTTTTGGGTGCGGGCGCTGGGTGCCTTACCGTGTCTGTGGACGCgacgctgcctgcctgctcccctgccttgtcctcctccttctccttgtccGCTTTCTCCTCGTCCTTCTCCGGTTcctggaggaaaagcaggaaaacctAAAATTTAGCGGGGCCGGGGTGGGTGCGGGGTCCCAGCCCTTcgccctgggcaccccaaatTCTGCAGCGGGGGACGgaggggcgggcagggagggcagcctACCTGGAAAAGGGGCTGGGCGAGAAGCTCGTCCTCCAGCCGGGCTCCCCACGCCGCTGGGTCAGCCGAGCccgctggggaaggaggaggcttGATGCCACGTGGGATGGGCACGCGGGGCAGGCCTGACACCCCAGGGATGGGCAcgcggggcagggctgggggctcaAGGGTTGGGCAAGGTGCAAAGTCCCCTGGGATGGGCGCAAGGGGCAGGTTGCGGTGCCCTGAGCAATGGGCGCGTGGGGCAGGCACGAGGCCGTGGGCGATGGGCACGTGGGAGAGGTGCGACGGCCCGGGCAACAGGCACACAGGGCAGACGTGGCACCACACAGGATGGGCACACGGGGCAGGCCTGACACCCTGGGTGATGGGCACACGGGGCAGGCTTGACACTCTGGGCGATGGGCGCAAGTGCAGGCCTGACACCCTGGGTGATGGGCGCAAGGGGAAGGCCTGACACCATGGGCGATAGGCACACAGGGCAGGCACGACGCCATGGGCGATGGGCACACAGGCAGGCCTGACACCCTGGGTGATGGGCACACGCGGCAGGCGTGATGCCATGCAGGACGGGCGGGCAATGCAGCGTGGGACAGGGGATGGAGGTGCAggggtgggtgctgctgggccGGGCCACTCaccctctctctgctgcagcagcgtTTGGAAGTGCTGAGCAGCAAAGGCCACCACGTCCGTGGGCTGCGCCCGCAGCACCTCCAGtgccagcccctccagcagGTTTCGGAAGCCGGCGGGCAGCCGCACGGTGGTTCTGGAGGAGGGGATGGACATGGCCGCCTCTCCCGGGCCCGCTGCAGCGGCACAACCGGGGTTAGCCGCGACCCGCACCCCCGCAGTCCCGACCGGGCAGAGCCGGGACTCGAACCCGCGGCCCAAAGGATGAGCGAGGGTGAggggggcagcgctgccgctAGGGGGCGCTCCCCTTCCCGCCCGCAGCGCCTGCGCACGGCCGCCTCTAACTGCGCGTGCGCGGCGGCTGTccgggcagggaggggtgaGCGGTCGCAGAGGGCCCCGGACCCCCGGTTCGCCCGGGTTCCCCCCGGTTCCCCCCGGTTCCCCCCACCGCGGCCGCACCCCGTTTCCTCGGCCCCGCGCCCCTAGCCCCAACCCCGGCCCCTTCCCTCcgtccctcccctcccacccgGCCAGGCCGCGCCGGCGCCTTTGGCCGCGGTGAAGACGCTGTCGCTTGGcaaccgcccccccccccgccggcggcgcgTGCCCAGGCCACGCCCCCAGGTGCTTGTCACGCCCACaaggggcggggcctggcggggggcggggcctggcgggGCCTGGGGGCCCGGTGCCACCCCGCCCCGTTGTCGCCCCCCAGGATGGCGGCGTGGGCGCTGCTGGCGCTGGCTCCGGTGGCGGCAGGTAaagggccgggggggctggcgCCGCACCCACAGCCCCGCGGGCACCCTCCGCAGCCCGGGACCTCCCCGGGCGGGACCTCCCCGAGCCCTGCTTCGGGGCCCTTGGCACCCCCCGAGCCCCGCTTTGAAGCCTTTGGTAACCCCCGAGCCCCACCTGGATGCCCTTGGTAGCCCCCGAGCCCGGCTTCGGGGCCCTTTGCACACCCCGAGCCCCGCTTCGGGGTCCTTGGCACCCCCTAAACCCCGCTTTGATGCCTTTGgcaccctcccagccccacttCAAAGTCTTTAGCATCCCCCTGAGCCCAGCTTTGATGTCCTTggcatccccccagccccgctttGGGGTCCTTGGCATCTCCCGAGCCCAGCTTTGATGCTCTTGCTATCCCTGGAGCCCCACGTCAGGGCCCTTTGCACCCCCTGAGCCCCTTTGATGCCCTTCTCACACCCCTAGAGCCCCACTTCGGGGTCCCTGGCATCCCCCGAGCCCCGCCTTGATGCCCTTGCTACCCCCAGAGCCCCACTTCAGGGCCCTTTGCACCCCCTAAGCCCAGCTTCGATGCCCTTCGCACCCCCGAGCCCCACTTTGATACTCTTGGCATCCCCCTGAGCCCCGCTTTGAAGCCCTTGGCACCCCCGAGCCTCGTTTCGATGCTCTTggcacccccccagccccattttGATGCCCTTTGCACCCCCATAGCCCCACTTTGACAGCCTCGGCAGCCCCTGAGCCCCGCTTTGATGCCCTCGGCACCCCAGCCCCATTTTGATGCCCTATGTACCCACCTGAGCACCACTTTGACACCCtcggcacccccagccccactttGGGGCCCTTGgcatcccccccagcccctcttcGACACCCTttgcaccccccagcccctctttGATGCCCTTGGCACATCGCTCCCACCGTGGGACGATGCTTTACGTAAGGCGGGAGTCGCATGCGGCTCCTCGGCGGCATCTCGTGggctctcctcccttccctcctcccagacGCTTTTTATAGCCTCCAGTCTCTTCCCCGGCGTCTcggttttttattttttttaatttttttttcctccgaCTCGTTTTTTTATGTAACTCGTCCTTCCTGGAGCCTCGTTGCATGAGACGGTGGGACCAGTGATGCGGCTGATTTCTGAGAGGCCGAGGacattgtttctttccttcattaaaCCCAGCCTGGGATGAGCTGCGGAGGAGATGGGGCTCTGTGAGCCCCAGTTTGATCGCTACAGTGGGGATCACTGCCCAGATCGCCTTTCCATGCCCTGCAAACATTGCCCCAGCCCCCTTTcaagcctggttttattttcGCACCCCAAAAATGGGGCTTTTGGGGATGCCAGGGCTGAGACCTCTGCTTCCCCCCCTGCTGAAGGCACCTTTGCTGGTGCCACGTGCCTGGTGTTTCCCATCCCACCGCTCGCCAAGCTTTTCtttgcaagggaaaaatatgTCAGAACATATTTATTTGCAAGGCTGGGCTGGTGGAAACGCTCCCATACTGTTATTAGAAGAATTTTTACCGAAATCTGTATCCAAACTTGGTGTAACACAAGCTCCCGTGGTTTGGGAGGTGACTTCCCTCGTAGGGCTGGGCTCTCTTGGGGACTCCAAATCCTTCTGCTTCCTCAGCTCCTTGCTTGATTTGGTTGATCAAGACTGAAGGAAGCGGTAAATTAAAGCGGCATTGCAgataatctgtatttaaaagggAGTCGGAGGCCGcgcagggatttttttcattggttTTTGCCTCTTGGAGATGATGTTTGCGCCGTCTGTTGATCCTAGGGGCGATGCTTGGCTTCGCGTCCTACTACGGCGACCACATGGTGTTGCAGAAGGAGCCGGCGGGGGCCGTGGTGTGGGGCTACGGGGAGCCGGGGGCCACGGTGACTGTTGCTCTCTCCGGGGACGGTGGCGTCATCGTCATGAAGAAGACGGCACGAGTTAAAGGTCGGTCCTGAACCCTCGCCGGGCAACTGGGGCCGGTGGTTTTGGTGGCCGAGGAGCGCGTCCGAGCCCAAATCGGAcctgctggtggggtgggggctgctgtCCGCAGCCCCATCGCCCCTGGGTTTGTCCCACCACTGCTCTGGGGTTGTTGCAGAGGTGACGGTGACACCTCCAGCTCGTGCACCCCTGGGGCCGtgctttccccttctctggGAGATCTAGGGGGGGAGTTCAGCCATCCCCCTCCTCGCCACGCCGGCCTTTGCTCACTTCGGTTTCCCAACAGCGGGATCCCATGGGTGCCGAGCGGGAGCTGAGCTGCCGCTGGAGTGGGTGGCACCGCGTAGGCTTGAGCCGAAGGATGAGGCTgcggaggggagaggagggggacTTAGCTCCTCTCCCTGTCAAAACCATCTCCAGGGAAATCTCCAGAGCGCtcctggcttcttttttttggatGTATCCCCTCCTCGGAGGATCCTGCCGGGGATCTCTAAGCCCCGAAGGATGGCGCCTCTCCAGTCAGAGCCTTCCTCGAGGCTGGGAGGGCTTGGAGGCATCTCCAGTCTCACCCAGCGGCCTCATTCCCTGCCTAGTGAGTCGGGGGGCTGCTCGTCGCCTTCGGGAGGGTGAAACTGCTGCCTAAAGGGCTCCTCCACCAGCTGGAGAGCCCGGAGGCGTCTTGCGAGAAAGCAGCGATCCGCCGCTACCGGGAGATCTGCAGGATCCGGCCCCAGCCGGGCCAGAAAATCCACGCTAAGCTCCAGCAGAATATCTTTACGCCTCGATTCGGCGCCTCTAAAATTAGCTGGAGACATCTCGGTGTCACACACACCAAGCTGCTCCTGTAATCCCGGTTCCTCccagcagcttctgctctgaCACACATTTGTCTTcgagattttctttttaaccccTAAGTTCCTGCAGGAGGAGAGACCCTCTGATGGCAGAGAGCTTCCAAAATTCAtttcccccagcccagctctgcagtggggAAGCTTTCCCTCGTTGCCTGTCCATCCCCACCAGTTGTTGGCCACTCATCCCGCCTCTTCACGAAGGACTTGAGGTCCTCGTAGGGGTCGTGAAAGACAAACACCATGCTCTTCTTCCAGGACCTTCTAGGACGTGGACAACTGTCCTGGACCCTATGGATCAAGGCGGTCCCTACGCGCTGACGGCCGGGCAGGGCTCGGAGAACGTGACGCTGCGGGACGTCTACTTTGGGGACGTGTGGCTTTGCAGCGGCCAGAGCAACATGGCAATGACGGTCTTGCAGGTAAGTCCCCACGGCACGGCCCGATCCTGCCAGCTCAGGCAGGGCTCAGGCAGGGAAGCGCCTCGCACGCTCCCGACCCTTCCCTAGATCGCCAACGCCAGCCAGGAGCTCGCCACCGCCGCTCGCTACCCCTACGTCCGCGTCTTCGCCGCAGCGCCCGCCCGCTCCGACGTGGAGCTGGAGGACCTGGGGCGAATTGACTTGCCATGGTCCATCCCGACGGCTGGTGAGTGCAACGtgccaccaaaaaaaagcctggaaatgggccttccccccccccctttttcctttgcagcccACTGTTTCTTGAACAGAAAACCTGGGCCATGGGAATTTCACCTACTTCTCGGCCGTCTGCTGGTTGTTGGGGCGCTACCTCTACGAGGCTCTGCGGTACCCCATCGGGCTGGTGGAGGCGGCCTGGGGGGGCACCCCCATCGAGGCCTGGTCCTCCCGAAGGGCTCTGCGGGTGTGCGGGCTGCCGGAGGACGCAGGGAGGTGAGAGAAAACGCAGGAGAAACACCTCCTGCCCCGTGCCACACTGCTTTTGGGGGGGTATCCTCACCCCCGCCGCTCTCGGGGGGCATCCCCCAACCCTTCCCATCCCACCTCCTCTTCCGGAGCATCCCCGGAGCCCCGCTGTGCATCGTTTTGCCCCACTCTGGGTAAAATCCCCCCCGCTGCCGAGAGCGTAGGGCACATCTCGGTGGGTaaagggggcggcggggggaaaagggggaccCCAGGGCTCCCCTTTTGCACGGCCCTTGCTTTAACCGTGCAAGGCTGGGTCCTGAAGCCCCAGCTTCAGCACTGGCCTTGCATTTTGTACCCCCTTAAGCTCAGCTTTGTCTTCCAGCATCTCCCCGCACCCGCATCTCTCCGGCCCGCAAACGCCCTCCGTGCTCTGGAACGCCATGATCCACCCGCTGCTCAACATGACGCTGCGGGGTGTCGCTTGGTATCAGGGTAAgccccccccattttttttgcttccctccCCAACATGGAGCAGCCCCCCGCTATCTCCCCGGGCTCTCACTGACCCCTCGCTTTTGGGGACAGGTGAGGCCAACACCTTCCTGCACACGGACCGGTACAACTGCACCTTCCCCGCGCTCATCGCCGACTGGCGCTGGGCTTTCCACGCCGGATCGGCCGGGCAGACGGAGCCGCTCCTCCCGTTTGGCTTCGTGCAGGTGAGGGGGGAGGCGATGGGCAGGACCCCCACCCTCCCGTGGGGACGGCGTCGTGGTGCTCGGGGAGGTTTTACCCATCCTTTCGCACCCTGGAGGCCGCTTCCAAGCTGGCGGGAGGGAGAGGATGATGTAAACGTGCGGGTACATCCCGCCGGGGTGCCGAATGCCGGGCAGGGAGCACAGCAGCCGGTTTTGGGAGCGATGGCCAAGCCgcttccccagctcccccgcCCCGACTCTGCCTTGCAGTTGTCCACCTATCGCCGGCAGAACCCGGACGACAGCTTCGCCCGTCTCCGCTGGCACCAAACGGCCGATATGGGGGTTGTCCCCAACGCCAGGATGCCCGGCACCTTCATGGCCGTGGCCATGGATCTGTGCGATGAGCACTCTCCCTACGGCAGGCGAGTCTCGGGCGGGGGCGAGGGTGTAGAGACGAAGCTTTCGGATACCaaccccacctccctcctcttcctcggcAGCATCCACCCCCGGGACAAGCAGAACGTGGCCCACCGGCTGCACCTGGGTGCCAGAGCTGTGGCGTACGGGGAGAAAGACCTGGTTTTCCAAGGGCCGTATCCCACCCGGgccgtgctggaggtgaccAGGGGTCTCCTGAACCTCACCTACAGCCAGGAGCTCGTCTGCCGTCAGAGGGACACGCGGGCGTTCGAGGTGAGGAGGGGGTGAAGCTTCCCCCGGGGCTGGAAGAGGGAAGCCCACCTTGACGGGAGGTTTCTCCCCCACCCAGGTCTGCTGCTCTAACCAGTCGTCCCCGTGCGGGTGGCTGCCGGCACCCGTGGTGGCGGCGGAGTCCCGCACGGTGACGCTGGCCCTGACCGGTTGCGGGACGCTGGTGCTGGGCTTGCGCTACGCCTGGGCCGAGTGGCCCTGCGAGTACGAGTCCTGCGCCCTCTACAACTCCCAGGGTCTGCCTGCACCCCCTTTCCTCGTGGACGCCCTGCCCGTAGGGGAAAGCCCGGGGCTCTCCGAAACAGccggagggagggagctgcttctcctccccgGCTCCTGGAGCTCCCGGGGGATTTAGGTGAGGCGACAGCAGAGGGAGGTCAGACCTTTCGCGAAGCGGCTCAGGGCTGCTGGCACCATGGCTTTCGGGGAGGCGGCTGGCTTGATTACTGTCTTACTAATTAAATGCTTTCCAGCTCCTCTTTGGCCTGAAGTCAAGGCTgcaaggggaggaaaaaaaaaaaaaccaaccaaccaaa of the Ciconia boyciana chromosome 20, ASM3463844v1, whole genome shotgun sequence genome contains:
- the LOC140661914 gene encoding sperm surface protein Sp17 isoform X1, with amino-acid sequence MSIPSSRTTVRLPAGFRNLLEGLALEVLRAQPTDVVAFAAQHFQTLLQQREAGSADPAAWGARLEDELLAQPLFQEPEKDEEKADKEKEEDKAGEQAGSVASTDTEGACTKLDEDILDIPLDDPDANAAAAKIQASFRGHMTRKKIKGGEIDRKTKDAECANSTRGGDLRNGD
- the SIAE gene encoding sialate O-acetylesterase, with the translated sequence MAAWALLALAPVAAGAMLGFASYYGDHMVLQKEPAGAVVWGYGEPGATVTVALSGDGGVIVMKKTARVKGPSRTWTTVLDPMDQGGPYALTAGQGSENVTLRDVYFGDVWLCSGQSNMAMTVLQIANASQELATAARYPYVRVFAAAPARSDVELEDLGRIDLPWSIPTAENLGHGNFTYFSAVCWLLGRYLYEALRYPIGLVEAAWGGTPIEAWSSRRALRVCGLPEDAGSISPHPHLSGPQTPSVLWNAMIHPLLNMTLRGVAWYQGEANTFLHTDRYNCTFPALIADWRWAFHAGSAGQTEPLLPFGFVQLSTYRRQNPDDSFARLRWHQTADMGVVPNARMPGTFMAVAMDLCDEHSPYGSIHPRDKQNVAHRLHLGARAVAYGEKDLVFQGPYPTRAVLEVTRGLLNLTYSQELVCRQRDTRAFEVCCSNQSSPCGWLPAPVVAAESRTVTLALTGCGTLVLGLRYAWAEWPCEYESCALYNSQGLPAPPFLVDALPVGESPGLSETAGGRELLLLPGSWSSRGI